The genomic interval TCAGTTTAGTTGGATGCATTTTAACTGCTGTGttacataaatgcatatttaaaaaaaatgcaaatatttatatgcataGCTATCTAGAGTGAATATCTCTGTCTGTGACAATCAGTAACATCaccataaaaatacacaaaaaataaatgtagaacAGGTAGGTTGGCATACTGAGTGTAAGAACAGTTTGCAATGTTGTATTGTAATTTGATAAGGTACAATGTCCTAACAGACACCTGCTCATATTAAACACTGAAACAGTTTGGAAGCATTATATGTACTTTAACTTTATATACATGTtcataaaatatgcatttatgaATATGTCTGCAAAATATCCACTTagtgtctgtgctgtggtcaGAAAGTGGTCTTTTACTGTTAGAGGGCAGTGACATGAAACTGACATAACCAGCACATACAGTTATATCGTCAGCTAACCTGTGATTTATAGTCAATGTCCCaagcaaacaataaatgttataaaccgGTAATATGTAGTATGGGGACACATTAGGTATGCCTATAAAATATCCATCCATAATATTTTAATCATACAGTACTTATTACAatatataatgttattaatCAGCTGTTGAAATGGTTGTATGCATCTGaagtgtattttaaatattttttatgtctCCCCAGAAAAAGAGGGTGACAAAGAGGGTTACAAAAAGCAGAGCAAAGAAGCTTAATGACAGTTACAGAAAACACCAATCATTCACAGTATAAGATTGTGGAGGAATGATTGCATTATACATGAGATCCAGTGTGATACCTTTGTTGTGAATGAGAAATAACTAGTTAACTGGTATAGTGCCCCTGCTGCAGAGACTAGTGGTTACAATATGCCAGTATGTGCTGATACAATAGCCTGGCTGTGCAATTTATTTACTTCTGTTATGCCACTGAGAACAGATTTTAACCACAGAACTGAAggttcattcacacacacacacacacacacacacacacacacacacacacacacacacacacacacacacacatatatatatatataattaatacattaactTTCTGTTTCCTGGCTCTCATATTAAATTAAAGTTTAGTTTGGTAATTCTCCAGACTGTCTTTAGGTTAATCAAACTAAGGACTGTAGTACTGGTACAGCACATGTGTTCTCTAATTCATCTTAATCTGAAATAGTTTAGAGACTCTGTTTAAGTTTGCTACAGGTTTGTGCTCTGCATTTCAGCCCCTTTATGCTATATGGTttaaattattctattttttttgtaaaagcACCCTTACATGGCTCTATTAATAAACATCACTTAAATGGACATGGCGTTTATGCAGGGTTTTGTGGTGTATGCAGTggaaaattacaaaatgtaagAACTCTTACCTTGTTTGGAGAGGCACAGGGAATTGAGGGGAAGAGCATGgcaaaaaagaagggaaaaaagaggagATGGTTAGGCAGGGTAGTGTGTTACAACACAGCATTTCCGTTTTGAGAATACACATGATCAAAGACACTGTATATAATCACTGATACCTATAACGCCACATACATGTCTATAAACAGAGGAGGATAAGATGACCACATGTTATGGCAAGTAGCTTTAACAAACAcaagagggagcaggagagcatAAGACGCACAGCACTTGCGCATGCGCACACTCACtcgcagggagggagagagggagggggataagagaggaaggagagacatCGCCGTCCTGACacaccccccccatcccccttCTTTGAGATAATGGAATAGTCTACATCGTGACTCAgcctgttgtcatggaaacacaGCCCAATTCTTGTTAAGGcggcaagggtgtgtgtgtgtgtgtgtgtgtgtgtgtgtgtgtgtgtgtgagagagagagagagacagagcgagagagaacgagagagaatgagagagatcCGTAGGTGGAAGGTTGGTGTTTGTATAATATAGACAGAAAGAAATTAAGCAAACTGGGATAAATCAAGTTTTAGTGTTGTTCAGAAGGCagttaaacaacaacaacaacaaaaacattgcaatGACATAAGTCACTCTTATTTCAACATGCCCAGCTTCACCTCTTGTATGGCAAAGTCCTTTTAAAAGACAACTGACACATGGCAGATCAGACAATGTAAAGAAGAAAATTGAAAACAATGCCAGGGCAGAGAGCAGTTGTTAGGACAATGTAATATGTCTCAGCAAAATCAGCAAACAGACATGCAGGCTTGAGAGGGTGAATTCAAAACAAAGGTTTCACTGCAGCAGCCCCTCCCTTCACTCCACGTGGTCATGTCAGCACTGCTCAGCTGGTCGCTCGGGAAGACAGCAAGCCTCTGATTCTGTCCTTCAAACCAAGCTGTTTGAGCCCTAGTTAGTGATTTACCCACATATTTATTCACGGTTCTTTAACTTAACAAGAATCTAAAGGGTGGTGAAGGAGTTTAAGGAATATTtacttttagaaatatttataaaataaggGAAACGAGCCTGCACAGAATTAGCACATATTAGATGAGAAACACATCATTATCTACAGTATATACAAATATCGATAGATACTatctgaaaaatgtattcatatattttgtGATGTGATTTTGTGCAGTGTAAACATTTACCTCCCCAAAGAAACAGAATTCTGTACTTCATAAGAAAGCTACACCTACTGCAGCACCAACAGTAGAATAGGCACTGCAAGCTGGACAAAAGATGcagaaccatggacagctcCCAGCACAAACAGCAGTTGCCTTTCTGTAAATGCACTGAACATAAGGCTGTAACCAAAGCAGGGAACTGTGGTCAGTACATCTTCAATGTAAAATATCCACTGACCCCATTCAAATGCTcctaaaccttttttttttcacaaacagcaaacacatgtTTCTAAGACTGGGGTCTCACactgcaaagtgtgtgtgtgtgtgtgtgtgtgtgtgtgtgtgtgtgtgtgtgtatatatatatatatatatatatatatatatatatatatatatatatatatatatatgtaaaatatgagTTCTCCTCATAAGACcaggaataaaaacaaaatacacacatccCACCTTTCACCTGCAGTCACTGCCACTAGATACACTCACCATATAAGAGCATTTTATAGATGTAAAATTACAGGAGCTCtgtatataattaattatacttATACCATATTTACACTGGTCGGTCTACTACCATAAGATCACAGCTGACAAGCTGTAACATGGATAACAGACTGTTCTCAACATAGTAGTAGCATTGACATAAGACCATTGTAGGAGGTGTGGCATTGATAAGACTGCATCAGGCAAAATAGCAATACAGAGTATTACTGAGCAGTATTACTGAGTACGTGTGTTAGTTCAAGTATGTGTGTCAGTCACTATTGGTTCAAGAGTGTTCTACCCAAAAATATTCAGACAACTGCTGTACTGAAGTGAGTAACTCACCACTGATCTCTATAATCCTGATATCAGAAACTCACCACTCATCACTGCAGTCCTGATATCAGAAACTCACCACTGATCACTGCAGTCCTGAAGTCATAAAATCACCACTGATAAAACTGCAGTCCTGAAATCAGAAACTCACCACTGATAAACTGCAGTCCTGAAGTCAGAAACTCAGTTGTAGGTTGGATAATCCAAATAATGCAGAGCTATAGTCTGCAACTCTACACCTAGGTGTTTCCAGTAAGTAATAACATGGGTAAGGCATGTATAGTCATAGCTGATTCTGTAAGTGTCCTTTCTATAATTTTTCTGTGTATCATATGATACCGCATCATTATTCAAATAAAGACCATTATGATTCCATGCTGCTCTAATTACAGCATTTCAATTTATGTTCAGTGAAACCTGTATGCAGATGTCAACCTGCAGCTAATTCCACTAATGCTAAGACCAGTTAAAAATGTACCTCCCTTAGTTCTAGTACAATGGATATATTTTTAAGCATCTCAACCCAAATACTATGTAGCATTTCCAGGGCCATGacagcagtgtgcatgtgccttTAAGAGTCTGCTGGAAggtgtttccatggcaacaaaaaTGACCTGGCACAGTTTCAGTGCATCACAGAGCAGCTTTCTCAGAGACAACATTGTTATAATCCATAAAACAGCAAGGCTACTGATACCACTgggcaccaaaaaaaaagaaaataacaaatcaGCCTCAGCccaaagtgaaaaaaattaaCGGTTAACAAAACCTTCAACAATGTACAGCACTGATAACTGACTGAATGTCAGCAAGAGTAATGCACACAAGCAAAAAGCCTGGGCCGATATGTTGGCTGCTGTTCAGTGCAGTTCAGACTGCTGTGATGTGGCCTAACCTCACCGACTGTGCAGCCACTTTTACTGCAGGGATGCCACTCCCAGTTACACACAGAGCTCCGGAGCAAAGCACTCACAGCCCTGAATGCTTGAATGCAAAacgcccccccaaaaaacagatTCTGATCCAAACTAGGCCGTGCCATTGGTTGTTGCTAGTCAGTAAGACATGTGCATGGTGCATTTTAAATGCTGAGTCAGTACTTGATTAAGCCGATGAAGGAACAAAGGAACAGCTGCAAAACCTGCAACGTCTCCTTCAGTACAGAGACCAAATGAGCTTTTTATTCTAGGACCAGATGCACAAAAGGCATCTGTATAATGGTGCAAAGTCAGCGTTGTGTAACAGAGATGCTGTctgataaaaagagaaagagagccaCTGAACTTATTTCACTTATGTATGTTCGTGTGGGTGCGGTAGCCACCCATCTGCTGTGTTGTAACCTACAACAGAACATCTTTATGTTCGTGTTGGAATATATAATAAAGTTGCTGTGGAAAAAATCTACAATGCCATTCCTGCAGCAGAGCAACACAGAATATTAGAacttagtgtgtgcgtgtgtgcgtgtgtgtgtgcatgtgcatttgtatgcatgcatgtgctagAGTGGAAAATGGGTCAGTGTGCTCCAGTAGGATGATGAGGGAGAAGGCTACTGCTGCACCATTAGGAGAGGAAAAGGATACGGGAGACCCACACTCAGACCCTACATGCAAAcaacaacacatacatacagatccTTTACAAATGATGTGCATTATGAAAGGGCTTAATAGGCAACCATTTTTGTTGCCTCCTAATGCACTACTAATGCACAACTAATTGATGACAGCTGCTTATCAGCAATCATGTGTTGtttcagaaaaagaaatacCAAAACCATGGAATATTTTGAGTTCTgatatgagagacagagacaaaggtaTTATGCAGCATTGCAAGTCTATATTAGAttcaaaataatacataaaagaGCACCAATGAGCTAAACGATATGCATGTGGAGGACAAATCTGAGAGATCAGCAAAAAAGCCCTGAACAGTCCTCACCTCTGAGAGCAGCTCAGTGTCATCCTGCTGATTCCATTCTATCTGCACTGTCCCCATGTGACTGGCACTCCCCAGTGTGTTCTGGCTGTATGGCCTGACAAACTTCATGTCACTTATCCTCGAGTCAGTGGTCCCACACACCTCGTAATTATACATGTGCGGCAGAGTGCCATCAGCAAAGCCCGGAGGGTAATACGGGATCACGGGAAGGTTCGCAGCACATTTATAGAACAATCTTTTCTGCCTCCACCGGTAGATTTTCACAGAAATTATGGCAATTATTGAGAAAATGAAGAGTACAGAAATGGCAGCAAGAgccaaaactaaataaaatgtcatactGTCATTGTACTCTTTGTCAGGGCTGAAGTCTGTAAATTCCGAGAGCACTTCAGGAAAACTGTCCGCTACAGCTACATTAATGTTAACTACAGCTGAGCGAGAGGGCTGTCCGTTATCCTCCACAACAACAGTGAGCTTttgtttcacagcatctttatcaGTGACCTGGCGCACAGTTCGTATCTCTCCGTTCTGTGGACCCACTTCAAACAGCGCCCTGTCTGTGGCTTTCTGTAGTTTGTAGGAGAGCCAGGCATTCTGTCCAGagtccacatcaacagccaccacTTTAGTGACAAGATAGCCGACATCTGCTGAACGAGGCACAATCTCAGCCACCAGAGAGCCGCCAGTCTGTACTGGGTAGAGAACCTGGGGAGCATTGTCATTCTGATCTTGGATAAATATATTTAGTGATGCATTGCTGGACATGAGAGGTGAGCCTCCATCTTGTGCTCTGACAAGAATTTTGAATGATTTTAATTGCTCATAATCAAAAGATTTTACAGCATAAATTTCACCACTATCTGCATTTATGGAGATGTATGATGCCAGGGGTGCCCCGTTCAAATCCCCATCAACAAGGAAATAAGAGACCAAGGCATTCGGTCCCCAGTCATCATCGATCGCTTTTACAGTGAGAACAGACATGGAGACAGCGTTATTCTCataaatatatgcattataGCTTTCCTGCTCAAACTGAGGCGCATGGTCATTTATATCTGAAATCTTTATGGAAAGCAATTCCCTACTTGAAAGAACTGGCTTGCCTGCATCTACAGCGGTTATGGTTATGTTATAATCTGAGGTGTGTTCCCTGTCCAGTGCTGAATCTGTCACTAGATTATAGTAATTCGTCAAGGATGATACAATTTTGAATGGAGAGTTAAGGTCAATAGAACACGTGACTCTACCATTGTCGCCCGAGTCAAGGTCTTGGACGTTTATCATGGCTATCACCGTACCGAGTGCTGCGTCTTCCGACACAGAACTAGAAAAAGACATGATTATTATTTTCGGAGCATTATCGTTTACATCTAGAACATCGATGAGTATTTCGCTCGTGTCCGTCAGTCCTCCGTGGTCTTTAGCTTTCACTTTGATGCTAAACTGCTTGTGTTTTTCGTAATCTAAGTTTGCAGTGACTTTAACTTCGCCAGATTGCGAGTCAATTGAAAACAGAGCTTTCACGCTTTCAGGAACATGGTCAAAATAATATTGTATATCGCGGCTTGAGTCGTCTGCATCTGTTGCAGTAACAGTTGTCACGAGCGTACCGATCGCTGCATTTTCAGAAACAGCGGTTTTGTATGATCGCTGACTGAATACCGGGGCATTGTCGTTGGCATCAAGAACGACAACATTGATTTTAACAACGGCAGACCTTTGAGGTTTTCCTCCGTCGTATGCCGTCAGCGTCAAAGGATGGTGCGTCTCCTTTTCTCTATCCAGTGCAGCTTGGAGAATCATTTCTAAATTTTTGCTACCGTCCACGCCGTTTTGAACGTTTAACTTAAAATGATCGGTAGGGTGTAATGTATATTTCTGTAAAGAGTTTATACCAACGTCTGCATCTGTCGCACTCCCTAAAGAAAAGCGTGCCCCAGGAAGGGCTAACTCACTGATTTCCAGAGTAATAGCGCTCTTCGGAAATACGGGGCTGTTATCATTAATATCTAATATATCAACGGTAATGCGATACAGCTCCATTGGATTGTCTAGGATCACCTCAAAACTGACACTACAGGCAGATATTTCTCCACACATCTGCTCTCTGTCTATCCTTTCCTTCACAACAAGCTGCCCGTTTTCTCTGTCCAGTCCCACGTACTCACTGCCACCCGCGGCGAAGACGCGAGCCTTCCCTGCTATAAGTCGTTTCGGTTCGAGGCCCAGGTCCGTGGCAAGGCTTCCAACAAAGGAGCCAACTGGCATTTCTTCAGGTATTGAATAGCGAATTTGTCCAGTCACGAGCTCAgcaaacaatgacaaaacaaataCTCTCCACAAACGCCGTGCTTGCAACCAGCCCTTTACCCCCGTCTCCATTTTAAACGACAAAGACAAGGacgaaatgtaaaaaaaaaaaatcaaaattatAAAAAGCTAGAATGATGCGTTTTGAGTAATTCGATCACGAAATCCTGTACTTTGACGTTATTAAAAAACAAGGTTCATGGAACAATGTAGCAGGTTTCCACGGAGCGTGAGATTAACTGAGCTCAAAGATTTATTCATACTGTGTTTTGTCGTAGGAAGCGTAAAAAGGAAATAATAGGAGCAATATGGCTTGCAACGAACAGCGGCACCTAGGGTTCATATGAAGTATTGCAGTGGTGGTCAAACAGCAatttgagtttttgtttgtttatattggttttttttgataatgaaaataagaaaaatatgtcCACATCATAGTTATAAAAGCAAACCTTAGACGTACAATTTAAGATCAACCATACCACTGATGATTTCAGAGAGATGATATCAGAAAACCTTATGATCTACTGTGTATACAAAATGCAATGGAAAGTTTGATGCTAGACCTTTCTTTCCTAAATACACAgaaaagtgaagaaaaacaaaaaacaaacacccaaaTGATATTTTGAAGCACAGGCTTGTGTCAGGAGGCCTCACCTCTGAGAGCAGCTCAGTGTCGCCCTGCTGATTCCATTCTATCTGCACTGTCCCCATGTGACTGGCACTCCCCAGTGTGTTCTGGCTGTATGGCCTGACAAACTTCATGTCACTTATCCTCGAGTCAGTGGTCCCACACACCTCATAATTATACATGTGCGGCAGAGTGCCATCAGCAAAGCCCGGCGGGTAATACGGGATCACGGGAAGGTTCGCAGCACATTTATAGAACAATCTTTTCTGCCTCCACCGGTAGATTTTCACAGAAATTATGGCAATTATTGAGAAAATGAAGAGTACAGAAATGGCAGCAAGAgccaaaactaaataaaatgtcatactGTCATTGTACTCTTTGTCAGGGCTGAAGTCTGTAAATTCCGATAGCACTTCAGGAAAACTGTCCGCTACAGCTACATTAATGTTAACTACAGCTGAGCGAGAGGGCTGTCCATTATCCTCCACAACAACAGTGAGCTTttgtttcacagcatctttatcaGTGACCTGGCGCACAGTTCGTATCTCTCCGTTCTGTGGACCCACTTCAAACAGCGCCCTGTCTGGGGCTTTCTGTAGTTTGTAGGAGAGCCAGGCATTCTGTCCAGagtccacatcaacagccaccacTTTAGTGACAAGATAGCCAACATCTGCTGAACGAGGCACAATCTCAGCCACCAGAGAGCCGCCAGTCTGTACTGGGTAGAGAACCTGAGGAACATTGTCATTCTGATCTTGGATTGTAATTTTAACTGTTACGTTGCTACTGAGTGGAGGGGAACCCCCGTCCTGCGCTTTTACGCGGAAATGAAAGTCCTTTAACTGCTCATAGTCGAAAGAGCGCACAGCATTAATGACGCCACTGTCTGCACTGACTGTCACATATGATGACACAGGAACTCCATTTACAGTGCTGTCTTCTAGAATGTACGACACACGGGCATTCTGATTGGAGTCTACGTCACTGGCCTTCACCGTGAATATAGAGAGACCTGGTGTGTTGTTCTCGACTACATACGCCTCGTAGTTATTTCTCTCAAAGACCGGCGCGTTGTCGTTCACATCTGATATCTGTAAACGGAGAGAAGCGctgctggagagggagggaacccCTTCATCAGAGCACGTCACAGTGATGTTGtactcagcctctctctccctatccagTTCCTGCTCTGTGCGCACGCTAAAGATATTGTTTGAGGGAGATGTGACAGCAAAGGGGATATTTTCACTAATGGTGCAGTGGACTTTACCATTTGCACCTGAATCTGGATCACTGACTTTCATCATAGCAACAACAGTACCAGCATTAGACTCCTCGGATATAGAATTAGACATTGAGAGAATACTAATGGCTGGTGTGTTATCGTTAATGTCTAACACATCAAGAATTAATTTACAGGAGTCAAAGAGGCCTCCTTGGTCTTTCGCTTGAATTTCAAGCTGATAGTGACTCGCTTTTTCAAAGTCAACATGACCGTTTAAGACTATTTCGCCGCTATTTCgatcaataacaaataaatcTGACAAACTATCCACTGTTTTTGACATGTAATATGCTACCCGACCGTTGGAGCCTTCATCTCCATCGGAGGCGCTCACAGTAATTAATTTTGTTCCCTTCGCTGCATTTTCAGATACTGTAGCCCGATACACTTCCTGAGTAAATACGGGCGCGTTATCATTGGCGTCC from Electrophorus electricus isolate fEleEle1 chromosome 17, fEleEle1.pri, whole genome shotgun sequence carries:
- the LOC113588740 gene encoding protocadherin gamma-A3-like isoform X23; this translates as METGVKGWLQARRLWRVFVLSLFAELVTGQIRYSIPEEMPVGSFVGSLATDLGLEPKRLIAGKARVFAAGGSEYVGLDRENGQLVVKERIDREQMCGEISACSVSFEVILDNPMELYRITVDILDINDNSPVFPKSAITLEISELALPGARFSLGSATDADVGINSLQKYTLHPTDHFKLNVQNGVDGSKNLEMILQAALDREKETHHPLTLTAYDGGKPQRSAVVKINVVVLDANDNAPVFSQRSYKTAVSENAAIGTLVTTVTATDADDSSRDIQYYFDHVPESVKALFSIDSQSGEVKVTANLDYEKHKQFSIKVKAKDHGGLTDTSEILIDVLDVNDNAPKIIIMSFSSSVSEDAALGTVIAMINVQDLDSGDNGRVTCSIDLNSPFKIVSSLTNYYNLVTDSALDREHTSDYNITITAVDAGKPVLSSRELLSIKISDINDHAPQFEQESYNAYIYENNAVSMSVLTVKAIDDDWGPNALVSYFLVDGDLNGAPLASYISINADSGEIYAVKSFDYEQLKSFKILVRAQDGGSPLMSSNASLNIFIQDQNDNAPQVLYPVQTGGSLVAEIVPRSADVGYLVTKVVAVDVDSGQNAWLSYKLQKATDRALFEVGPQNGEIRTVRQVTDKDAVKQKLTVVVEDNGQPSRSAVVNINVAVADSFPEVLSEFTDFSPDKEYNDSMTFYLVLALAAISVLFIFSIIAIISVKIYRWRQKRLFYKCAANLPVIPYYPPGFADGTLPHMYNYEVCGTTDSRISDMKFVRPYSQNTLGSASHMGTVQIEWNQQDDTELLSEQKPPNNDWRLPPNQRPGPSGQHRFHTLQQKWTPYKKSRAAARPEEAGPGAVVGTGPWPNPPTEAEQLQALMAAANEVSEATATLGPRYNAQYVPDYRQNVYIPGSTATLTANPQQQQVPQQALPPPQALPPAEAPKAAPTPASKKKVTKKDKK
- the LOC113588740 gene encoding protocadherin beta-16-like isoform X12, which gives rise to MRMLSLGIFVMGKKMSDMVVWHTVLFVTVLFSYFVYGQVSYSIAEEMPKGSIVGNIAQDLGLDLKRLKSGKARIFTEDSTEYIEMNKEKGILLIKENIDRESLCLKTTLCALHLQMIMENPMELYTITVEITDINDNAPHFQTEEIKIEISESAVTGARFMLERAIDVDVGTNGLQSYSLKPSDHFVLKLQGQADGDKSVEMILQTPLDREKQEQFALLLTATDGGEPVLSGSVKIYVTVLDANDNAPVFTQEVYRATVSENAAKGTKLITVSASDGDEGSNGRVAYYMSKTVDSLSDLFVIDRNSGEIVLNGHVDFEKASHYQLEIQAKDQGGLFDSCKLILDVLDINDNTPAISILSMSNSISEESNAGTVVAMMKVSDPDSGANGKVHCTISENIPFAVTSPSNNIFSVRTEQELDREREAEYNITVTCSDEGVPSLSSSASLRLQISDVNDNAPVFERNNYEAYVVENNTPGLSIFTVKASDVDSNQNARVSYILEDSTVNGVPVSSYVTVSADSGVINAVRSFDYEQLKDFHFRVKAQDGGSPPLSSNVTVKITIQDQNDNVPQVLYPVQTGGSLVAEIVPRSADVGYLVTKVVAVDVDSGQNAWLSYKLQKAPDRALFEVGPQNGEIRTVRQVTDKDAVKQKLTVVVEDNGQPSRSAVVNINVAVADSFPEVLSEFTDFSPDKEYNDSMTFYLVLALAAISVLFIFSIIAIISVKIYRWRQKRLFYKCAANLPVIPYYPPGFADGTLPHMYNYEVCGTTDSRISDMKFVRPYSQNTLGSASHMGTVQIEWNQQGDTELLSEQKPPNNDWRLPPNQRPGPSGQHRFHTLQQKWTPYKKSRAAARPEEAGPGAVVGTGPWPNPPTEAEQLQALMAAANEVSEATATLGPRYNAQYVPDYRQNVYIPGSTATLTANPQQQQVPQQALPPPQALPPAEAPKAAPTPASKKKVTKKDKK
- the LOC113588740 gene encoding protocadherin gamma-A11-like isoform X34 codes for the protein MRMLSLGIFVMGKKMSDMVVWHTVLFVTVLFSYFVYGQVSYSIAEEMPKGSIVGNIAQDLGLDLKRLKSGKARIFTEDSTEYIEMNKEKGILLIKENIDRESLCLKTTLCALHLQMIMENPMELYTITVEITDINDNAPHFQTEEIKIEISESAVTGARFMLERAIDVDVGTNGLQSYSLKPSDHFVLKLQGQADGDKSVEMILQTPLDREKQEQFALLLTATDGGEPVLSGSVKIYVTVLDANDNAPVFTQEVYRATVSENAAKGTKLITVSASDGDEGSNGRVAYYMSKTVDSLSDLFVIDRNSGEIVLNGHVDFEKASHYQLEIQAKDQGGLFDSCKLILDVLDINDNTPAISILSMSNSISEESNAGTVVAMMKVSDPDSGANGKVHCTISENIPFAVTSPSNNIFSVRTEQELDREREAEYNITVTCSDEGVPSLSSSASLRLQISDVNDNAPVFERNNYEAYVVENNTPGLSIFTVKASDVDSNQNARVSYILEDSTVNGVPVSSYVTVSADSGVINAVRSFDYEQLKDFHFRVKAQDGGSPPLSSNVTVKITIQDQNDNVPQVLYPVQTGGSLVAEIVPRSADVGYLVTKVVAVDVDSGQNAWLSYKLQKATDRALFEVGPQNGEIRTVRQVTDKDAVKQKLTVVVEDNGQPSRSAVVNINVAVADSFPEVLSEFTDFSPDKEYNDSMTFYLVLALAAISVLFIFSIIAIISVKIYRWRQKRLFYKCAANLPVIPYYPPGFADGTLPHMYNYEVCGTTDSRISDMKFVRPYSQNTLGSASHMGTVQIEWNQQDDTELLSEQKPPNNDWRLPPNQRPGPSGAAARPEEAGPGAVVGTGPWPNPPTEAEQLQALMAAANEVSEATATLGPRYNAQYVPDYRQNVYIPGSTATLTANPQQQQVPQQALPPPQALPPAEAPKAAPTPASKKKVTKKDKK
- the LOC113588740 gene encoding protocadherin gamma-A11-like isoform X35, coding for MRMLSLGIFVMGKKMSDMVVWHTVLFVTVLFSYFVYGQVSYSIAEEMPKGSIVGNIAQDLGLDLKRLKSGKARIFTEDSTEYIEMNKEKGILLIKENIDRESLCLKTTLCALHLQMIMENPMELYTITVEITDINDNAPHFQTEEIKIEISESAVTGARFMLERAIDVDVGTNGLQSYSLKPSDHFVLKLQGQADGDKSVEMILQTPLDREKQEQFALLLTATDGGEPVLSGSVKIYVTVLDANDNAPVFTQEVYRATVSENAAKGTKLITVSASDGDEGSNGRVAYYMSKTVDSLSDLFVIDRNSGEIVLNGHVDFEKASHYQLEIQAKDQGGLFDSCKLILDVLDINDNTPAISILSMSNSISEESNAGTVVAMMKVSDPDSGANGKVHCTISENIPFAVTSPSNNIFSVRTEQELDREREAEYNITVTCSDEGVPSLSSSASLRLQISDVNDNAPVFERNNYEAYVVENNTPGLSIFTVKASDVDSNQNARVSYILEDSTVNGVPVSSYVTVSADSGVINAVRSFDYEQLKDFHFRVKAQDGGSPPLSSNVTVKITIQDQNDNVPQVLYPVQTGGSLVAEIVPRSADVGYLVTKVVAVDVDSGQNAWLSYKLQKAPDRALFEVGPQNGEIRTVRQVTDKDAVKQKLTVVVEDNGQPSRSAVVNINVAVADSFPEVLSEFTDFSPDKEYNDSMTFYLVLALAAISVLFIFSIIAIISVKIYRWRQKRLFYKCAANLPVIPYYPPGFADGTLPHMYNYEVCGTTDSRISDMKFVRPYSQNTLGSASHMGTVQIEWNQQGDTELLSEQKPPNNDWRLPPNQRPGPSGAAARPEEAGPGAVVGTGPWPNPPTEAEQLQALMAAANEVSEATATLGPRYNAQYVPDYRQNVYIPGSTATLTANPQQQQVPQQALPPPQALPPAEAPKAAPTPASKKKVTKKDKK
- the LOC113588740 gene encoding protocadherin beta-16-like isoform X11, which produces MRMLSLGIFVMGKKMSDMVVWHTVLFVTVLFSYFVYGQVSYSIAEEMPKGSIVGNIAQDLGLDLKRLKSGKARIFTEDSTEYIEMNKEKGILLIKENIDRESLCLKTTLCALHLQMIMENPMELYTITVEITDINDNAPHFQTEEIKIEISESAVTGARFMLERAIDVDVGTNGLQSYSLKPSDHFVLKLQGQADGDKSVEMILQTPLDREKQEQFALLLTATDGGEPVLSGSVKIYVTVLDANDNAPVFTQEVYRATVSENAAKGTKLITVSASDGDEGSNGRVAYYMSKTVDSLSDLFVIDRNSGEIVLNGHVDFEKASHYQLEIQAKDQGGLFDSCKLILDVLDINDNTPAISILSMSNSISEESNAGTVVAMMKVSDPDSGANGKVHCTISENIPFAVTSPSNNIFSVRTEQELDREREAEYNITVTCSDEGVPSLSSSASLRLQISDVNDNAPVFERNNYEAYVVENNTPGLSIFTVKASDVDSNQNARVSYILEDSTVNGVPVSSYVTVSADSGVINAVRSFDYEQLKDFHFRVKAQDGGSPPLSSNVTVKITIQDQNDNVPQVLYPVQTGGSLVAEIVPRSADVGYLVTKVVAVDVDSGQNAWLSYKLQKATDRALFEVGPQNGEIRTVRQVTDKDAVKQKLTVVVEDNGQPSRSAVVNINVAVADSFPEVLSEFTDFSPDKEYNDSMTFYLVLALAAISVLFIFSIIAIISVKIYRWRQKRLFYKCAANLPVIPYYPPGFADGTLPHMYNYEVCGTTDSRISDMKFVRPYSQNTLGSASHMGTVQIEWNQQDDTELLSEQKPPNNDWRLPPNQRPGPSGQHRFHTLQQKWTPYKKSRAAARPEEAGPGAVVGTGPWPNPPTEAEQLQALMAAANEVSEATATLGPRYNAQYVPDYRQNVYIPGSTATLTANPQQQQVPQQALPPPQALPPAEAPKAAPTPASKKKVTKKDKK